The following nucleotide sequence is from Nitrososphaerota archaeon.
CTAATAAATGTGATAAAAACAGTCAGATGATGACTAACAACAATTGAATTGTTAAATTTAAAAGGGAAATATATAAAAATATTGTTGGCAGTTAGAATTACTTTGCAAGTCTTTTCAGACCCTGTGGTTGATAAATCACCACCGAATCTGCTACCTTCTCTGGATTAATTCAATCCAGATATCGTTTGGGTCGGTGATGAACGCAATTCGGCTCTCGCCGTTGTTGAAGCTGAACGGCTCCTTCTTGACGGTAACGCCTTTTCGTCGAAGCTCCTTGACGACTCTATCGAGATCATTAACTTGTAACCCAATGTGGTCAAGCTGATCTCCCTCAGTGTATTCTCGTTTGTTACGCCAGAAGGTTAGTTCGATCTGATTAGACGTCTCTCCATCTTCAAGAAACGCTATCTCTGCATTATTCTCAGGAATCTCTAGTCGTTTAACTAGCCTAAGCCCGAGGTTTTCTGTGTAGAATCGGATCGACGTGTCCATATCTTTGACAGTAATCGAGGTGTGTAGAAGCCTCATCTTGCTTCTGCAGATGAAGATATATGTAAAAAGTTTTACTGGACAAGCAACGGGTTGGTGAATAGAAGATCGCCGGCGGCTGACTCTACTGTAATGTTTGGGTTTCTTCTAGAGCATGGCATGCCTTCCGAAGCTTTTCCACTTCCACCGGATACCCTAGCTCCACTTTGTAACGTACCAGCTCACCGTCGAAGGTAACCATAATTCCGTAGAATGTCTCGCGTATGTTCAGGGTCATCGCATCCTTCCACTGGACATGCCGGAGATATTCATCCCACTCAACTGCCGCCTCAGAATCAGGCTTCTTGAGTGTCTTATCCTTAGGCGCATACAGCGCCAAGGTTCCGTCAGATATTCGTATCTCCTCGATTGCGGGCGCATGTTGTTGTTCTCTTCTACCAACTGGTCGAAGCGTAATTGCGCCTTCCGATTCAACTGCCTCATACTTCACATCAGTTTCCTCATGCAGCACATTAGCGATCTCTGAGATGTCAGATACTGTATCCAGTATCCGCTCCTCGATAACCACTCCGTAACCGATGCACTCAACATAGACTAGTCTCGCAACCTGCATACCGTGCCTGATCGAAGGCTCCAAGATGTTGTGAAAATGCTCAATCATTCTCTTCAAGCTCTGGCCGTAAATGTTCTTGAATCTGCTGTCTCTAAGCTGACAGCTACCGTCCTGCATCCTGACCAAAAAGTAGACGATTAAAGTCTCAACATTTGGGCTGGACACAATTTGTCCAACGCAGCCAGCAAGATCAAACTCATTTTCGCAGTCAAAGAAAAGCCTATGATCCCGAGAAAACCATCTTCCAATTAAGCCGGTGATGCGCCGCAGCTTGCCGTACTTCGCCTCAAGCTCCTCCAGATACTTGGATGCCTCGACAATACTGCTCTCTAGGCTCATAACTCCATCAACTCCCTTCCTGCTGAAGTGAGTACCTCGCAGCCTCCACGCTTAACAACCACGTCATCCTCAATACGCACTCCCCCAACCCCTGGGATGTATACGCCGGGCTCGACTGTAAAGACCATACCCTCCTCTAAAACCAATTTCGAATAGGCTCCGAGTCTAGCCCCATCGTGAACCGAAAGACCCAGCGAATGGCCAGTAGAGTGAATAAACCGCCCGTTAAAACCTGCTCTATCAATCACATCAGAGACCTGTCGATGCACGTCATCCGCCGTCACCCCCGCCTTCACTGCACCCAACCCTTCCCTGTTAGCCTCTAACACTGCTTCGTACATTCGCCGCTGCTCAGCCGAAGCGCGGCCGAATACTATAGTTCGTGTCATATCGGCACAATAACGCTGGTAACGACCACCAAAGTCAAACAACGCGAAGTCACCACGCTTCAATCGGCCTTCACCGCCGAGATAATGAGGTTCAGCTGACTCTGCTCCAAAGGCCACAATCGATTCGAACGACAAAGATGCTCCTTCCTTCATCAATAAATAGCATATCTGTGCTTTAACCTCATCCTCCAAGATCCCTGCCCTCAGCATCGGCACCACCTCTTTCCAAACTCTGCTGGTGATCTCCGCGGCCTTCCTTAACCTCAAAATCTCATCCTCATCCTTGACCAGCCTCGCAGCCGCAACCGCATCACTAACATCCCGAAACTTGACAGGCCGCAACCCCTTTTTGAGCCGCAGAAGGTTTCGATAGGTTAACTCCTGCGCGTTCACACCAATTCTCTCAGCTCCTGATGTCGCCTCCTTCAAACGGCTCTCTAAATCAGCGTAATCATCAAACACAACCACCTTAAACCGATTCTTTCCTTCTAGAGCACTCTCCGCCTCTAGCGAAGAGGTGTAAAGAACCGCATCACCGTCAGGATAGGCTAAGAAGACGCAGTTCTCAAAAATCCCGGATTCAAGTCCTGTAAAATAGAAGAATGCCTGATCAACATGAGGCTCTATAGCATTTTGAATAAGCACAGCGTCAACCGCACTGTCCTCCCCGATTTTCTGGAAGACCTTGCGGATACGCTGAGCGGTGAAGCTCATCTAGGCGTCTAGATATGGTGTTGATTAAA
It contains:
- a CDS encoding VOC family protein produces the protein MRLLHTSITVKDMDTSIRFYTENLGLRLVKRLEIPENNAEIAFLEDGETSNQIELTFWRNKREYTEGDQLDHIGLQVNDLDRVVKELRRKGVTVKKEPFSFNNGESRIAFITDPNDIWIELIQRR
- a CDS encoding Xaa-Pro peptidase family protein, coding for MSFTAQRIRKVFQKIGEDSAVDAVLIQNAIEPHVDQAFFYFTGLESGIFENCVFLAYPDGDAVLYTSSLEAESALEGKNRFKVVVFDDYADLESRLKEATSGAERIGVNAQELTYRNLLRLKKGLRPVKFRDVSDAVAAARLVKDEDEILRLRKAAEITSRVWKEVVPMLRAGILEDEVKAQICYLLMKEGASLSFESIVAFGAESAEPHYLGGEGRLKRGDFALFDFGGRYQRYCADMTRTIVFGRASAEQRRMYEAVLEANREGLGAVKAGVTADDVHRQVSDVIDRAGFNGRFIHSTGHSLGLSVHDGARLGAYSKLVLEEGMVFTVEPGVYIPGVGGVRIEDDVVVKRGGCEVLTSAGRELMEL